In Methanofervidicoccus sp. A16, the sequence TCAAACATACATGTAGATCCTTTTGGATCCTCTCCTATCCTGTAGGTCTCAATGCCATCCCTGTTTATCATTATCACCTCTCCTGGACAGACATCCCTTATAAGTTCTCCATTTATAACATCTAAACCACAACTCTCAGAGGAGATGTAGTAGTTATCCCTTTCATCCCTCCCTATACATAAGGGTTTAAAACCATGAGGGTCCCTAACTGCGATAAGACTGTTGTTGTAGAGAATAACAAGGGAGTAGGCACCTACAATCTTCTTTGAAACCTCCTCTATGGATTGGATGATATCTCCAGTCCTAAGTAGTTCCTTTACAAGGAGATGGGCTATAACCTCAGAGTCTGTTGAGGATGTAAATATATGGCCTTGTTTTTCTAACTCCTTCCTTAGAATATGGGAGTTTAGAATATCTCCATTGTGGGCTACCGCCAAATTTCCAAGGGAACTATTTACAATGAATGGCTGGCAATTTTCAAGGAAGGTGCCTCCTGTAGTAGAGTATCTAACATGGCCTATACCTACCTGTCCCTTGAGGGAGTTTATTATCTTCTTATTGAATACCTCCGATACCAATCCAAGACCCTTATAACTGTAAATACTATCTCCATTACTTACAGCAATCCCTGCACCTTCCTGTCCTCTATGTTGTAGTGCATAGAGACCGTAGTATATCCTTTTAACTACATCCTCTCCTGAGAAGGAGTAGACACCAAATATCCCACACATGATATCACATGATGTTTTTGGTTTTTATAAGCCCATAAAGTTATAGATAATTACGTTAAATTCCTGTTCAATATATAGTTTTTAAAAATTATAATAAAAGCCTTAGACAAAAATTGTTTAATTAAACAACTATTGATGACCTTGTATTAATAAGTGTAATTATAAAAATAATTCAAAAAATAAAATTGACTTTTTATAATTTTATCATCTTCTCATTGTAATCTTGTTCCTCTTTTTTATTTTTTAACAACTTTATTTTTTATTATTTTTATAATAATTATTATTTTATTTTAAAAAACTATAAAAATTAGTAAAATGTTTATTAGAATTAGATATTTTTATTTCCCTCTCTTTATTCTCTTTTCTTTAATAATCTTTCTGGTGATTACATGAATTGGGTTGAGAAGTACAGACCGAAAACCTTAGATGAGGTGGTTGGTAATAGGGAGGCTAAAGAGGAGTTAAAAAGATGG encodes:
- the purF gene encoding amidophosphoribosyltransferase is translated as MCGIFGVYSFSGEDVVKRIYYGLYALQHRGQEGAGIAVSNGDSIYSYKGLGLVSEVFNKKIINSLKGQVGIGHVRYSTTGGTFLENCQPFIVNSSLGNLAVAHNGDILNSHILRKELEKQGHIFTSSTDSEVIAHLLVKELLRTGDIIQSIEEVSKKIVGAYSLVILYNNSLIAVRDPHGFKPLCIGRDERDNYYISSESCGLDVINGELIRDVCPGEVIMINRDGIETYRIGEDPKGSTCMFEYVYFARPDSIIDGISVYNVRRKLGEILAKEEPCEGDIVSPVPDSGITSAIGYSEELGIPYYEALIKNKYVGRTFILPSQEERDLAVRLKLNPVKPIIKDKKVILIDDSIVRGTTSKRIVNMVRKAGAREVHLRVGSPRIISPCYYGIDMPTKEELIASSKSLEEIRRYLNVDSLGYLSVQGLIKGIGREDLCLACVTGKYPTDVSCKFCCK